Proteins co-encoded in one Vidua chalybeata isolate OUT-0048 chromosome 18, bVidCha1 merged haplotype, whole genome shotgun sequence genomic window:
- the LOC128797283 gene encoding pleckstrin homology domain-containing family A member 4-like, with protein MAESDDPARRDPAPTGPRTQPCRPVPRVHAFGKGEQALRRDPRTPPAMQGWLHKQDSSGLRLWKRRWFVLVDLCLYYYRDSSEQQVRGGLPLPGYEIRVLPAAPRAPRAPQFLFTAEHAGMRTYCLGAETPEELHAWVCALRRGASPLPGSARSLSQQALQEPRGADLPSPPLPMHSPGEGLGGPPAPPPCCPPVPPLPQSEAPQAQEEPRGRGCPPRAGDTPGAPRGRPEPAERSPRKPRPLGAEPQPPPERDIGTNQPPTSPDASSDWLPSAAGPAGTAPTPASNEASRRRRREGAGGRVRAREGVAGRPIRITLLQASF; from the exons ATGGCAGAAAGCGACGACCCCGCCCGCCGGGACCCCGCCCCCACTGGCCCCCGCACCCAG ccctgccggCCCGTGCCGAGGGTCCACGCCTTTGGAAAGGGGGAGCAGGCGCTGCGGAGGGACCCCCGCACCCCCCCCGCcatgcagggctggctgcacaAGCAG GACAGCTCGGGGCTGCGGCTCTGGAAGCGCCGCTGGTTTGTACTGGTGGATCTCTGCCTCTACTACTACCGGG ACAGCAGCGAGCAGCAAGTGCGGGGCGGCCTCCCCCTGCCCGGCTACGAGATCCGCGTGctgcccgccgccccccgcgccccccgcgccccccagTTCCTCTTCACG gccGAACACGCCGGGATGCGAACGTACTGCCTGGGGGCTGAGACCCCCGAGGAGCTGCACGCCTGGGTCTGTGCCCTGCGCCGGGGGGCATCGCCCCTGCCCGG ctcgGCCCgctccctctcccagcaggCACTCCAGGAACCCCGGGGTGCGGATCTTCCCTCGCCCCCATTGCCCATGCACTCCCCCGGTGAGGGGCTCGGGGGCCCACCCGCGCCCCCTCCTTGctgccccccagtccctccaCTGCCCCAGAGCGAG GCGCCCCAAGCCCAGGAGGAGCCCCGGGGGCGGGGATGTCCCCCCAGGGCCGGGGACACGCCGGGGGCGCCGCGGGGACGCCCCGAGCCCGCAG AGCGGAGCCCGAGGAAGCCCCGCCCCCTTGGAGCAGAGCCTCAGCCCCCGCCGGAGCGAGACATCGGGACCAATCAGCCACCGACCTCTCCAGACGCCTCTTCTGATTGGCTGCCGAGCGCCGCCGGGCCCGCGGGCACCGCCCCCACTCCGGCATCCAATGAGGCgtcgcggcggcggcggcgggagggggCGGGTGGGCGTGTCCGGGCGCGCGAAGGTGTGGCCGGGCGGCCAATCAGAATCACGCTGCTGCAGGCCAGCTTctga
- the NIPSNAP1 gene encoding protein NipSnap homolog 1 — MAAGARGGSAALRRLRGGGAGAAPRGARGYSRDVEGSWFRSLFVHKVDPRKDAHSNLLSKKETSNLYKIQFHNVKPECLEAYNKLTEEVLPKLHSDPDYPCDLVGNWNTWYGEQDQAVHLWRFSGGYPALMDCMNKLRQNKEYLDFRKERSRMLLSRRNQLLLEFSFWNEPQPRQGPNIYELRTYKLKPGTMIEWGNNWARAIKYRQENQEAVGGFFSQIGELYVVHHLWAYRDLQSREETRNAAWRKRGWDENVYYTVPLIRTMESRIMIPLKISPLQ; from the exons ATGGCGGCGGGAGCgcgcggcgggagcgcggcgctgcggcggctgcggggcgggggcgcgggcgcggccccgcggggcgcgCG GGGGTACTCCAGGGATGTCGAGGGCAGCTGGTTCCGCTCGCTCTTCGTGCACAAGGTGGATCCCCGCAAGGACGCGCATTCCAACCTCCTCTCCAAGAAGGAGACCAGCAACCTCTACAAGATCCAGT ttcACAACGTGAAGCCGGAATGCCTGGAAGCCTACAACAAGCTGAC AGAGGAGGTGCTGCCCAAGCTCCATTCGGACCCCGACTACCCCTGTGACCTGGTGGGCAACTGGAACACGTGGTACGGCGAGCAGGACCAGGCAG TGCACCTGTGGCGCTTCTCGGGCGGGTACCCGGCGCTCATGGACTGCATGAACAAGCTGAGGCAGAACAAG gagtACCTGGACTTCCGCAAGGAGAGGAGCCGGATGCTGCTGTCCCGCAGGaaccagctgctcctggaattCAGCTTCTGGAACGagccccagccccgccaggGACCAAACATCTACGAGCTCAGGACCTACAAGCTGAAG CCAGGGACCATGATCGAGTGGGGCAACAACTG GGCTCGGGCCATTAAGTACCGCCAGGAGAACCAGGAGGCAGTCGGGGGGTTCTTCTCCCAGATCGGGGAGCTCTACGTGGTGCATCACCTCTGGG CCTACAGGGATCTGCAGTCCCGGGAGGAGACCAGGAATGCAGCCTGGAGGAAGAGGGGCTGGGATGAGAACGTTTATTACACTG TCCCGCTGATCCGGACCATGGAATCCCGGATAATGATTCCCCTGAAGATCTCCCCCCTGCAGTGA